From the Gouania willdenowi chromosome 19, fGouWil2.1, whole genome shotgun sequence genome, one window contains:
- the LOC114481850 gene encoding histone H3.3-like codes for FRPGTVALREIRRYQKSTELLIRKLPFQRLVREIAQDFKTDLRFQSAAIGALQEASEAYLVGLFEDTNLCAIHAKRVTIMPKDIQLARRIRGEKGLSKMDASPSR; via the exons tttaggcctgGAACTGTGGCTCTCCGTGAGATCCGTCGCTATCAGAAATCCACTGAGTTGCTCATCCGCAAGTTGCCCTTCCAGCGTCTGGTGAGAGAAATCGCACAGGACTTCAAAACTGATCTGCGCTTCCAGAGTGCTGCCATTGGCGCTCTTCAG GAGGCAAGTGAGGCTTACCTGGTGGGTCTGTTTGAGGACACAAACTTGTGCGCCATTCACGCCAAGCGTGTCACCATCATGCCCAAAGACATCCAGCTGGCTCGCAGGATAAGAGGAGAAAAGGGCCTAAGCAAGATGGACGCATCACCATCACGATAG